A section of the Pedobacter sp. HDW13 genome encodes:
- a CDS encoding LemA family protein, which produces MKRLIFGILAAVIAVSTLSSCGYNSMVKLDENVKSKWGTVQTQYQRRADLIPNLVATVKGAAKFEQGTLTAVTEARAKATQMTVKADELTPENIQKYQAAQGQLSQALGKLLSITENYPELRATQQFSDLSAQLESTENRITVARKDFNDAVQEYNGKIRSFPTNLTAGMFGFKAKGYFEADATAKDAPKVEF; this is translated from the coding sequence ATGAAAAGATTAATATTTGGGATTTTAGCTGCAGTTATTGCAGTAAGCACTTTAAGCTCTTGTGGGTATAACAGCATGGTTAAACTAGATGAGAACGTAAAATCGAAATGGGGAACGGTACAAACCCAATATCAACGGAGAGCAGATTTAATTCCGAATCTAGTAGCAACTGTAAAAGGTGCAGCTAAATTTGAACAGGGAACCTTAACGGCAGTAACTGAAGCACGTGCAAAAGCTACGCAAATGACGGTTAAAGCTGATGAACTAACACCAGAAAATATTCAGAAATACCAGGCTGCACAAGGCCAGTTGAGCCAGGCCTTGGGTAAATTATTATCTATTACTGAGAATTATCCTGAGTTGAGGGCTACCCAACAGTTTAGCGATTTATCTGCCCAGTTAGAAAGTACAGAAAACAGGATTACGGTTGCCCGTAAAGATTTTAACGATGCCGTACAGGAGTACAACGGCAAAATCAGGTCGTTCCCAACCAATTTAACCGCCGGAATGTTCGGCTTTAAAGCTAAAGGTTATTTCGAAGCTGATGCTACGGCCAAAGATGCACCTAAAGTAGAGTTTTAA
- a CDS encoding UDP-glucose/GDP-mannose dehydrogenase family protein translates to MKIAVIGTGYVGLVTGTCLAETGNDVICVDINEAKVKQMQAGEVPIYEPGLDLLFHRNIEQERLTFTTNLAEAVKDAQIIFMALPTPPGGDGAADLSYILGAAKDVSKLITEYKVIVNKSTVPVGTADKVKAVFTENTSIEVDVVSNPEFLREGVAVDDFMKPDRVVLGTKSERAKKLMTEVYAPYVRQGNPILFMDERSSELTKYAANSFLATKITFMNEIANLCELVGADVDAVRRGIGSDDRIGKRFLFPGVGYGGSCFPKDVQALVKSSDDYAYNFQILKSVMEVNEKQKTILVDKVLKYYKGDIKGKHFALWGLAFKPETDDIREAPALYIIDELVKNGATVTVFDPEAMGNVKNILGDKINYAKNQYEALEGAEALLIATEWSVFRNPDFDKIESILKNKVVFDGRNLYDLQKMIDLGYYYNSIGRKLID, encoded by the coding sequence ATGAAAATAGCCGTTATTGGTACAGGATACGTAGGTTTAGTTACCGGAACCTGTTTAGCAGAAACAGGAAATGATGTTATTTGTGTTGACATTAATGAAGCAAAGGTTAAACAGATGCAGGCGGGCGAAGTGCCTATTTATGAGCCTGGTTTAGACCTTCTGTTCCATAGAAATATTGAGCAGGAAAGATTAACTTTTACTACCAATCTTGCTGAAGCAGTGAAAGATGCGCAGATTATTTTTATGGCCTTGCCAACGCCTCCGGGTGGAGATGGTGCTGCCGATCTTTCTTACATTTTAGGCGCAGCTAAAGACGTTTCGAAGCTCATTACGGAGTATAAAGTAATCGTAAATAAATCAACAGTACCAGTGGGTACAGCCGATAAAGTAAAAGCTGTTTTTACCGAAAATACTTCAATTGAGGTGGATGTGGTTTCTAACCCTGAGTTTTTAAGAGAAGGTGTGGCTGTTGATGACTTTATGAAACCAGACCGTGTGGTTTTGGGTACCAAAAGCGAAAGAGCCAAAAAACTGATGACCGAGGTATATGCGCCTTATGTACGTCAGGGAAACCCGATCCTGTTTATGGATGAGCGTTCTTCTGAGCTGACCAAATACGCAGCAAACTCGTTTTTGGCCACTAAAATTACGTTCATGAACGAAATTGCAAACTTATGCGAGCTGGTAGGTGCAGATGTTGATGCCGTAAGACGCGGTATCGGATCAGACGACCGTATCGGAAAACGTTTCCTTTTTCCTGGTGTGGGTTACGGCGGTTCATGTTTCCCCAAAGATGTACAGGCCTTGGTTAAATCTTCTGATGATTATGCCTATAATTTCCAGATTTTGAAATCGGTAATGGAGGTTAACGAGAAGCAAAAAACAATCTTGGTAGATAAAGTATTAAAATATTACAAAGGCGACATTAAAGGTAAACATTTTGCACTTTGGGGGCTGGCGTTTAAACCTGAAACCGACGATATCCGCGAGGCACCTGCTTTGTATATTATCGATGAGCTGGTTAAGAATGGTGCTACCGTTACCGTATTTGATCCGGAAGCAATGGGTAATGTAAAAAATATTTTAGGCGATAAGATTAATTATGCCAAAAACCAGTACGAAGCATTGGAAGGTGCTGAAGCACTGTTAATTGCAACAGAATGGTCGGTTTTCCGTAACCCCGATTTTGATAAAATTGAGAGTATTTTGAAAAATAAAGTGGTTTTCGACGGTCGAAATTTGTATGATTTGCAAAAAATGATCGATCTTGGCTATTATTATAATAGCATAGGTAGAAAACTAATAGATTAA
- a CDS encoding tyrosine-protein phosphatase: protein MFGLFKKKKIAPEFNFSNIGTDMHSHIIPGIDDGAQTIKDSLLLAKKFKALGYHKLIATPHIMADYYRNTPDTINRGLDVLRKGLKEAEIDLEVQAAAEYYLDETLEKKIRQKEVLTFGADYLLFELSYINAPQNLLDFIKMIQDAGYKPVLAHPERYPYYHQTFENYQQIRETGCLLQLNTIALTGYYGAGAKKVAEEMVENHLVDFMGSDMHHLKHAAALEDSLSTPFIENLLSQYQLGNASL from the coding sequence ATGTTCGGATTATTTAAAAAGAAAAAAATAGCACCCGAATTTAATTTCTCAAATATTGGGACCGATATGCACTCGCACATTATCCCAGGTATTGATGATGGTGCACAAACTATAAAAGATTCTTTACTGCTGGCCAAAAAGTTTAAGGCCCTGGGCTACCATAAACTGATTGCCACACCGCATATCATGGCCGATTATTACCGCAATACGCCCGATACCATTAACCGTGGTCTTGATGTGTTAAGAAAGGGATTAAAAGAAGCTGAGATAGATCTGGAGGTTCAGGCCGCGGCCGAATATTATCTGGATGAGACCCTGGAGAAAAAAATCAGGCAGAAAGAGGTATTAACTTTTGGGGCCGATTACCTGCTTTTCGAACTATCTTATATCAATGCGCCACAAAACCTGCTCGATTTTATAAAGATGATTCAGGATGCTGGCTATAAACCTGTTTTGGCCCATCCCGAAAGGTATCCCTATTACCACCAGACTTTCGAAAATTATCAACAGATTAGAGAAACGGGCTGCCTGCTACAGTTAAATACCATTGCCTTGACCGGCTATTACGGTGCTGGCGCAAAAAAAGTAGCCGAAGAAATGGTCGAAAACCACCTTGTCGATTTTATGGGTAGCGATATGCACCACTTAAAGCATGCCGCCGCATTAGAAGATAGCTTAAGCACACCTTTTATCGAAAATTTGCTAAGTCAGTACCAGTTGGGGAATGCCTCGCTTTAG
- a CDS encoding UDP-glucuronic acid decarboxylase family protein: MGRKRILITGAAGFLGSHLCDRFVKEGFHVIGMDNLITGDMANIEHLFKLENFEFYNHDVSKFVHIPGKLHYILHFASPASPIDYLKIPIQTLKVGSLGTHNLLGLARNKSARMLIASTSEVYGDPNVNPQPEEYWGNVNPVGPRGVYDEAKRFQEAITMAYHTFHGVETRIVRIFNTYGPRMRLNDGRVLPAFIGQALRGEDLTIFGDGSQTRSFCYVDDLIEGIYRLLMSDYAQPVNIGNPDEITIKQFCEEIIKLTGTSQKIVYRELPQDDPKQRRPDITKAREILGWEPKIDRAEGLKITYEYFKSLPPEALEKIEHKDFTTFNR; the protein is encoded by the coding sequence ATGGGTCGAAAAAGAATTTTGATTACAGGTGCAGCCGGATTTTTAGGTTCGCACCTTTGTGATCGCTTTGTGAAAGAGGGTTTTCATGTTATCGGAATGGATAACCTGATTACGGGCGACATGGCAAATATTGAGCATTTGTTTAAACTCGAAAATTTTGAGTTTTACAACCACGATGTTTCCAAGTTTGTACATATTCCGGGTAAACTTCACTACATCTTGCACTTCGCTTCACCGGCAAGTCCGATCGATTACCTCAAAATCCCGATCCAGACCCTTAAAGTGGGGTCGTTAGGTACGCACAACCTGTTGGGCTTGGCCCGAAATAAAAGCGCAAGGATGCTTATCGCTTCAACTTCTGAAGTGTATGGAGACCCGAATGTAAATCCACAACCAGAAGAATATTGGGGTAACGTAAATCCCGTTGGCCCACGCGGCGTTTACGATGAAGCCAAGCGTTTTCAGGAAGCCATTACCATGGCCTATCATACCTTTCACGGTGTAGAAACCCGGATTGTAAGGATCTTCAATACTTATGGCCCAAGAATGCGCTTAAACGATGGCCGTGTTTTACCAGCTTTTATCGGGCAGGCGTTAAGGGGCGAAGATTTAACTATCTTTGGGGATGGAAGCCAGACCCGCTCTTTCTGTTATGTTGATGATTTGATCGAAGGAATTTACCGTTTACTGATGAGTGATTACGCCCAGCCGGTAAACATTGGTAACCCGGATGAAATTACCATTAAACAGTTCTGCGAAGAGATTATCAAACTTACTGGTACCTCACAAAAAATCGTGTACAGGGAACTTCCTCAGGATGATCCAAAACAACGCAGGCCGGATATTACCAAAGCAAGAGAGATATTAGGCTGGGAGCCGAAGATAGATCGTGCTGAAGGATTAAAAATTACATACGAATATTTTAAATCATTGCCTCCAGAGGCTTTGGAAAAGATAGAACATAAAGATTTTACCACATTTAACCGTTAA
- a CDS encoding TPM domain-containing protein, whose translation MSLFSDIEQEKIANAIAQAEKATSGEIRIAIDKYCEADPYEKAVEYFVKLDMDKTARRNGVLIYLAHVDHKFAIIGDVGINKLVPYDFWETTKIAMTAHFAKGDLAEGIIAGVTLAGEKLALFFPPQKGDINELPNDIVFMDQQENK comes from the coding sequence ATGTCGTTATTTTCGGATATTGAACAAGAAAAAATAGCCAATGCCATTGCCCAAGCTGAAAAAGCTACCTCGGGAGAAATCAGGATTGCTATTGATAAATATTGTGAGGCTGACCCGTATGAAAAAGCCGTTGAATATTTTGTTAAACTGGATATGGATAAAACAGCCAGAAGAAATGGTGTATTGATTTATCTGGCGCACGTTGACCATAAATTTGCCATTATCGGCGATGTAGGGATTAACAAACTGGTGCCTTATGATTTTTGGGAAACCACCAAAATTGCCATGACCGCTCATTTTGCCAAAGGCGATTTAGCCGAAGGCATTATTGCCGGGGTAACTTTAGCAGGAGAAAAGCTGGCTTTGTTTTTTCCACCTCAAAAAGGCGATATTAATGAATTGCCAAATGACATTGTTTTTATGGATCAACAAGAAAATAAGTAA
- a CDS encoding YgcG family protein, which translates to MKKIFLLSLLALLFNFAFAQDYPEKPGSLVNDYSGVLSAEQKQALESKLVAFDDSSSTQIAIAILKSVGDYDINEYAVNLGRKWGVGHSGKNNGIMIVVAVGDRKISIQTGYGVEGALPDVYAKRIIDNDIKPEFRAGNYYAGLDAATTSIIKYTKGEYKNDNPRVANRKSGGGGGSIIIVIIIVIVILIIMRKGGGGGSEVIGGRGASNALFWAMLFGSGGGGRGGNSGWGGNSGWGGGSSGGGGGFGGGGGFGGFGGGSFGGGGSSGSW; encoded by the coding sequence ATGAAAAAAATATTTCTTTTATCGTTACTGGCTTTATTATTCAACTTTGCATTTGCACAGGATTATCCGGAAAAACCAGGTTCCCTGGTTAACGATTATTCGGGCGTTCTGTCTGCCGAGCAGAAACAGGCACTGGAAAGTAAGCTGGTAGCCTTCGATGATTCTTCATCAACACAAATTGCTATAGCGATCTTAAAATCGGTAGGCGACTATGACATTAATGAATATGCAGTAAACCTGGGCAGAAAATGGGGTGTTGGCCATAGCGGCAAAAACAACGGTATTATGATTGTTGTGGCTGTTGGTGATCGGAAAATCTCCATCCAAACAGGTTACGGCGTTGAAGGTGCCCTACCCGATGTTTATGCCAAGCGGATTATCGATAATGACATTAAGCCCGAATTCAGGGCCGGAAATTATTATGCCGGACTGGATGCAGCAACTACCTCTATCATTAAATATACCAAAGGCGAATACAAGAACGACAACCCCAGGGTAGCGAACAGAAAGAGCGGTGGCGGCGGTGGTAGCATTATTATTGTGATTATTATTGTCATCGTAATCCTGATCATCATGAGAAAAGGAGGAGGTGGTGGCAGTGAGGTTATTGGTGGTCGTGGTGCTTCTAATGCATTATTCTGGGCTATGCTTTTTGGCAGTGGCGGCGGTGGCCGTGGCGGCAATAGTGGTTGGGGTGGCAATAGTGGCTGGGGCGGAGGTTCTTCCGGAGGCGGAGGTGGTTTCGGAGGCGGAGGTGGTTTCGGCGGATTTGGAGGCGGAAGTTTTGGCGGTGGCGGCTCTAGCGGAAGCTGGTAG
- the galE gene encoding UDP-glucose 4-epimerase GalE, whose product MAKILVTGGTGYIGSHTAVELHNAGYEVVIVDNLSNSNIKILTQLHAITGKWFDFHEIDLQDDKAVQEFAENHTDIDGIIHFAASKAVGESVEQPLKYYKNNFYGLINLLISFNRKINFVFSSSCTVYGQPESLPVTEAAPVQKAESPYGNTKQIAEEILAETAAVTPDLNIIALRYFNPVGAHETALIGELPNGVPANLVPFITQSAIGKRGPITVHGDDYNTPDGSAIRDYIHVVDLAKAHVAAIKLLEAGNPNGNYDVFNIGTGTGSSVLEIIAAFEKVNGEKLDYKIGPRRAGDIVQIYGDVQKSNAQLGWKASLDINEMMRSAWEWEKYIKANPF is encoded by the coding sequence ATGGCAAAAATATTAGTTACTGGTGGAACAGGATACATAGGTTCGCACACAGCAGTAGAATTACACAACGCAGGATACGAAGTTGTAATTGTTGATAACCTTTCTAACTCGAACATTAAAATTTTAACCCAGCTTCATGCAATTACTGGCAAATGGTTCGATTTTCACGAAATCGACCTTCAGGATGACAAAGCTGTACAGGAATTTGCAGAAAACCATACCGACATTGATGGAATTATCCACTTCGCAGCTTCAAAAGCAGTAGGCGAATCGGTTGAGCAACCCTTAAAATATTATAAAAACAACTTTTACGGATTAATTAACCTGTTAATCTCATTCAACAGAAAAATTAATTTCGTGTTCTCTTCTTCATGTACCGTTTATGGTCAGCCAGAAAGCTTACCAGTAACCGAAGCAGCACCTGTACAAAAAGCAGAATCGCCTTATGGTAACACCAAACAGATTGCTGAAGAAATTTTAGCTGAAACTGCTGCGGTAACACCTGATTTAAATATCATCGCTTTGCGTTACTTTAACCCGGTTGGAGCGCATGAAACAGCTTTAATTGGCGAGTTGCCAAACGGTGTTCCGGCAAACCTGGTTCCTTTTATCACCCAATCGGCTATTGGTAAACGTGGCCCGATTACGGTTCATGGCGATGATTACAATACTCCTGATGGTTCTGCGATCCGCGATTATATCCACGTAGTAGATTTGGCCAAAGCGCACGTTGCTGCTATTAAACTTTTAGAAGCAGGAAACCCAAATGGTAACTACGATGTTTTCAATATCGGTACCGGTACCGGTTCTTCGGTTTTAGAAATCATTGCTGCTTTTGAAAAAGTAAATGGCGAAAAACTGGATTATAAAATTGGCCCAAGAAGAGCTGGTGATATTGTGCAGATTTATGGCGATGTACAGAAATCGAATGCGCAACTGGGTTGGAAAGCCAGTCTGGATATCAACGAAATGATGCGCTCGGCATGGGAGTGGGAAAAATACATTAAGGCCAACCCTTTTTAA
- a CDS encoding DinB family protein, translated as MFNITNEIKKAFNGDAWHGNHVMQTLNNVNPESAFKHFIPGAHSVAEIALHLTAWTEEVTLRLTGKPAREPERGDWPLPESKTSQGWERIIFNFKVANEELIRICENLKAGHWEDEVKDERNPALGTGVTNTELLSGLAQHHAYHSGQIALLSKF; from the coding sequence ATGTTTAATATTACAAACGAAATTAAAAAAGCTTTTAATGGCGATGCATGGCATGGTAATCATGTAATGCAGACCTTAAATAATGTTAACCCCGAAAGTGCGTTTAAGCATTTTATTCCAGGAGCGCATTCTGTTGCCGAAATTGCCCTGCATTTAACTGCCTGGACAGAAGAAGTAACTTTGAGGTTAACGGGCAAACCAGCCAGAGAGCCAGAACGGGGCGATTGGCCATTACCCGAAAGTAAAACATCTCAGGGGTGGGAGCGGATCATCTTTAATTTTAAAGTGGCCAATGAAGAATTGATTCGCATTTGCGAGAATTTAAAAGCCGGCCACTGGGAAGATGAGGTAAAAGACGAAAGGAATCCGGCTTTAGGAACAGGTGTAACTAATACCGAGCTTTTAAGTGGTTTGGCCCAACACCATGCTTACCATTCAGGTCAAATAGCATTGCTTTCTAAGTTCTAG
- a CDS encoding iron-sulfur cluster assembly accessory protein, whose amino-acid sequence MSTTVDTGFAPVTFSEGATKELYKLRDQQEIGEDYGLRVGVEGGGCAGMNYILGFDQKKDGDQEFFIDGIKVFMNKAHQMYLMGMMIDWQDGLNSRGFTFINPNATSTCGCGTSFSA is encoded by the coding sequence ATGAGCACAACAGTTGATACAGGATTTGCACCAGTTACTTTTTCGGAAGGAGCAACCAAAGAGTTATATAAATTAAGAGATCAGCAGGAAATTGGTGAAGATTACGGTTTACGCGTTGGCGTGGAAGGTGGCGGTTGCGCAGGCATGAACTACATTCTGGGTTTCGATCAGAAAAAAGATGGCGATCAGGAATTTTTTATAGACGGTATTAAGGTTTTTATGAACAAGGCCCACCAAATGTACCTGATGGGAATGATGATTGACTGGCAGGATGGATTAAACTCGCGCGGTTTTACCTTCATTAACCCTAATGCTACCAGCACTTGCGGCTGTGGCACGAGTTTCTCGGCATAA
- the dnaA gene encoding chromosomal replication initiator protein DnaA: MEKTCTEVWKNCLQIIKDNIPNQSFKTWFEPITALKLDGKVLTIQVPSLFFYEWLEEHYVGLLRKTVKKQLGEDGRLEYNIVVDKSSNSGNPYTTNMPSNGNGAEAKVQSMPIPVSINKDIKNPFIIPGLKKLNVDPQLNSNYTFENYIEGDCNRLARSAGYAVAAKPGGTSFNPLMIYGGVGLGKTHLAQAIGNEIKRSMPDKLVIYVSCEKFCQQFVDSLKNNTINDFVNFYQAMDVIIMDDVHNFAGKEKTQDIFFHIFNHLHQSGKQVILTSDKAPKDLAGLEERLLSRFKWGLSADLQIPDLETRIAILRKKMYADGIELPGEVVEYVAHNIDNNVRELEGAMVSLLAQATLNKKEIDLALAKQMLKNFIKNTSKEISMEYIQKLVCEYFEVPVDMVKSQTRKREIVQARQISMYLSKSHTKSSLKTIGAFFGGRDHSTVIYACQTVEDLIDTDKKFKAYVHDIQKKLKMS, encoded by the coding sequence ATGGAAAAAACTTGTACAGAAGTATGGAAGAACTGTCTCCAAATTATTAAGGATAACATCCCGAACCAAAGTTTCAAAACCTGGTTCGAGCCAATAACAGCCCTTAAATTGGATGGCAAGGTTTTAACCATACAGGTGCCAAGTTTGTTCTTTTACGAATGGCTTGAAGAACATTATGTAGGCTTGCTACGCAAGACGGTAAAAAAACAACTTGGAGAGGATGGCAGGTTGGAATATAATATCGTTGTAGATAAATCATCGAACAGCGGTAATCCTTATACTACCAATATGCCCTCAAATGGAAATGGCGCGGAGGCAAAGGTACAATCGATGCCGATTCCGGTTTCCATTAATAAGGATATTAAAAACCCATTTATTATCCCTGGATTAAAGAAATTAAATGTTGATCCACAATTAAATTCAAACTATACTTTCGAAAATTACATTGAGGGAGATTGCAACCGTTTGGCACGTTCGGCAGGTTATGCTGTGGCTGCAAAACCAGGAGGTACATCTTTTAACCCCTTAATGATTTACGGTGGAGTAGGTTTGGGTAAAACCCACCTGGCGCAGGCAATCGGAAACGAGATTAAACGCAGCATGCCGGATAAGCTGGTAATTTATGTGAGTTGCGAGAAATTTTGCCAGCAGTTTGTTGATTCATTAAAAAACAACACCATTAACGATTTCGTTAACTTTTACCAGGCAATGGATGTAATCATTATGGATGATGTGCACAACTTTGCCGGAAAGGAAAAAACGCAGGATATTTTCTTCCACATCTTTAACCACTTACACCAATCGGGTAAACAGGTAATCTTAACATCTGATAAAGCGCCGAAAGATTTGGCTGGTTTGGAAGAGCGTTTGTTAAGTCGTTTTAAATGGGGCTTATCTGCTGATTTGCAAATTCCTGATCTGGAAACGCGTATTGCCATTTTAAGAAAGAAAATGTATGCCGATGGTATTGAATTGCCAGGCGAAGTGGTTGAGTATGTAGCACATAATATCGATAACAATGTGCGTGAGCTGGAGGGAGCCATGGTATCATTGCTGGCACAGGCTACTTTGAACAAAAAAGAAATCGATTTAGCATTGGCAAAACAAATGCTGAAGAATTTCATCAAAAATACCTCCAAAGAAATTTCAATGGAGTATATCCAGAAACTGGTTTGCGAGTATTTTGAAGTGCCGGTTGATATGGTTAAATCGCAAACACGTAAACGCGAGATTGTGCAGGCACGTCAGATTTCGATGTACCTTTCTAAGAGCCATACTAAATCATCACTAAAAACGATTGGTGCTTTCTTTGGTGGCCGCGATCACAGTACCGTAATTTATGCTTGTCAAACGGTAGAAGATCTGATCGATACCGATAAAAAGTTTAAAGCATATGTACACGATATCCAGAAAAAACTAAAAATGAGCTAA
- a CDS encoding NUDIX hydrolase yields MIIEKWQKIASKYLVREKWATLRVDEVKLPDGIIKDDYYVLEYPNWVNAIALTEEGKIIMVRQYRHAADIVSLEVPGGVIDGDEAPEFAIKRELLEETGYSFKTCKLIAELYPNPATANNVTFTYILTGGIKTHEQHLDEHEILNVEEYTVEEVKQLIKENKIAQALHVAALFYGLEEIAKG; encoded by the coding sequence ATGATTATAGAAAAGTGGCAGAAAATTGCCTCTAAATATTTAGTAAGAGAAAAGTGGGCTACTTTAAGGGTAGACGAGGTTAAATTGCCCGATGGCATTATTAAAGACGATTACTACGTTTTAGAATACCCCAACTGGGTTAACGCTATCGCCTTAACCGAAGAAGGAAAAATAATTATGGTGCGCCAGTACCGCCATGCAGCCGATATTGTTTCGCTCGAAGTGCCAGGAGGTGTAATTGATGGCGATGAAGCGCCAGAATTTGCCATTAAACGCGAGCTTTTAGAAGAAACGGGCTACAGCTTTAAAACCTGCAAACTAATTGCAGAGCTTTATCCTAATCCAGCTACAGCTAATAACGTTACTTTTACTTATATCTTAACCGGAGGCATTAAAACCCACGAACAACACTTAGATGAGCACGAAATTTTAAATGTTGAAGAATATACTGTTGAAGAAGTAAAACAGCTGATTAAAGAAAACAAGATTGCACAGGCTTTACACGTTGCAGCGTTGTTTTATGGATTGGAAGAAATAGCCAAAGGTTAA
- a CDS encoding NAD(P)/FAD-dependent oxidoreductase, which produces MQKDIEITLLPNQVEQTEVIKQKLADALKLPVLRIKGYEILKRSIDARSRKVIFRLQVRAFVDEEAIPEVYTVNYPNVTSAKPVIIIGAGPAGLFAALQCIENGLKPIIVERGKDVKQRRRDLAAINKQGVVNTESNYCYGEGGAGTYSDGKLYTRSNKRGDINKVLQVFVSHGAEPDIAIDARPHIGTNKLPHIITAIKETILNAGGEVMFDSQMTDILTEHGAVKGIEINFQDKFFADHVILATGHSARDVYELLNRKNILIEAKPFALGVRIEHPQEIIDSAQYHCDIRSEFLPPAYYSLVEQVGSRGVFSFCMCPGGIIAPCATGENEIVVNGWSPSKRNNPYANSGTVVQVTLNDVQGYDPLRMLNFQSEIEKVAFEAGGGNLVAPAQRMVDFVNNKLSIDLPKNSYLPGTKSAMLDNILPDFVSDSLRAALPLFGKKIRGYYTNEAILVGVESRTSSPVRIPRDKETYQHPQIKGLYPCAEGAGYAGGIVSAAIDGINCANAILTVS; this is translated from the coding sequence ATGCAAAAAGACATCGAAATTACTTTGCTCCCAAACCAGGTTGAGCAAACAGAAGTGATTAAGCAGAAGCTTGCCGACGCGCTAAAGCTACCTGTATTGCGAATTAAGGGCTACGAAATATTGAAAAGATCAATTGATGCCCGTTCCCGCAAAGTTATTTTCAGGCTACAGGTAAGGGCTTTTGTTGATGAAGAAGCTATTCCGGAAGTTTATACAGTTAATTACCCCAATGTTACTTCGGCCAAACCGGTTATTATTATTGGCGCAGGCCCTGCTGGTTTGTTTGCAGCCTTGCAATGCATCGAAAACGGATTAAAACCGATTATTGTTGAGCGTGGTAAAGATGTAAAACAGCGCCGTAGGGATTTGGCTGCCATTAACAAACAGGGCGTTGTAAATACCGAATCCAATTATTGCTATGGGGAAGGGGGAGCCGGAACCTATTCAGATGGTAAATTATACACACGTTCTAACAAACGTGGCGACATTAATAAAGTGCTTCAGGTTTTTGTAAGCCATGGTGCTGAGCCCGACATTGCTATCGATGCCCGACCGCACATTGGTACCAATAAATTACCTCACATCATCACCGCCATAAAAGAAACTATTTTAAATGCTGGTGGTGAGGTAATGTTTGATAGTCAGATGACCGATATTTTAACCGAGCATGGAGCTGTAAAAGGGATCGAAATTAATTTTCAGGATAAATTTTTTGCAGATCATGTTATTCTGGCAACCGGCCATTCGGCCCGGGATGTGTACGAATTGCTGAACAGGAAAAATATCCTTATTGAAGCAAAACCTTTCGCTTTAGGGGTTCGGATAGAACATCCGCAAGAAATTATCGATTCGGCCCAGTACCATTGCGATATCCGGTCAGAATTTTTACCGCCCGCTTATTACAGTCTGGTAGAACAGGTAGGCAGCCGGGGAGTGTTTTCTTTCTGCATGTGTCCGGGAGGTATTATAGCCCCCTGCGCAACAGGCGAGAATGAAATTGTAGTAAACGGCTGGTCGCCATCAAAGCGGAACAATCCTTACGCCAACTCAGGTACCGTGGTGCAAGTTACTTTAAACGATGTTCAGGGGTACGATCCGCTGCGGATGCTTAATTTTCAATCCGAAATAGAAAAAGTAGCTTTCGAGGCTGGTGGTGGTAATCTGGTTGCACCTGCGCAACGGATGGTCGATTTTGTAAATAATAAATTATCTATCGACCTGCCTAAGAATTCTTATCTGCCCGGTACAAAAAGCGCTATGCTTGATAATATTCTGCCAGATTTTGTATCCGATAGCTTGCGTGCCGCATTGCCTTTGTTCGGAAAAAAAATCAGGGGCTATTATACCAATGAAGCCATTTTAGTGGGGGTTGAGAGCAGGACCTCTTCGCCGGTGCGTATTCCGAGAGATAAGGAAACCTATCAGCATCCACAGATAAAAGGGCTCTATCCTTGTGCCGAAGGGGCAGGTTATGCCGGTGGAATTGTTTCGGCTGCAATTGATGGTATTAACTGTGCAAATGCGATATTGACGGTATCTTAA